A region from the Stygiolobus caldivivus genome encodes:
- the carA gene encoding glutamine-hydrolyzing carbamoyl-phosphate synthase small subunit, which produces MESYSESTGFLYLEDGTIIRGSGFGAKGIRAGEIVFTTAMNGYPDSLTDPSYRGQILVFTHPLIGNYGIPEKNTVNGILTNFESEVIQVEGVVVAEHTEPFKWNSSMTLDTWLKKEGIPGLQGVDTRAIVKKVRSYGVMMGVISSGIDFGDIDVKKYLEKRYDEIDFTQYTSPKAPIIHQGKSEETVVLVDCGVKHGILYQLYQRGFTIVRVPCSYSVNKIIDFDPKGIVFGNGPGNPNLLVGLSQNFREIVEYKLPILGICLGHQIATIALGGKVKKMKFGHRAVNKPVIDTTDNKCYITTHNHGYGILSKEDLPPNTKMWFYNPDDGTVEGWVHEKLPIITTQFHPEARPGPWDVTWVFDKFKKMVVKNA; this is translated from the coding sequence ATGGAATCCTACAGTGAAAGTACAGGCTTTCTATACCTAGAAGACGGGACGATAATTAGAGGAAGTGGGTTTGGGGCTAAGGGTATTAGAGCAGGAGAAATCGTGTTTACTACTGCAATGAACGGGTACCCAGATAGCCTGACCGATCCTTCTTACAGAGGCCAGATATTAGTTTTTACACATCCTCTTATAGGAAATTACGGTATTCCTGAGAAAAATACGGTAAACGGGATATTAACTAACTTTGAATCAGAAGTGATCCAGGTAGAGGGGGTAGTAGTAGCTGAACACACTGAACCATTTAAGTGGAATTCATCAATGACATTGGACACATGGTTAAAAAAGGAGGGGATACCGGGACTACAAGGAGTAGACACCAGAGCAATAGTGAAAAAAGTAAGGTCTTATGGAGTTATGATGGGAGTAATATCGTCTGGCATAGATTTTGGTGACATTGATGTGAAAAAATATTTAGAGAAAAGATATGATGAAATCGATTTTACACAATATACTTCTCCTAAAGCCCCAATTATACACCAAGGTAAATCAGAGGAAACAGTAGTCTTAGTGGATTGTGGTGTTAAACACGGTATATTATATCAACTATATCAGAGGGGTTTTACTATAGTCAGAGTACCGTGCTCTTATTCTGTTAATAAGATAATTGACTTTGACCCCAAGGGGATAGTGTTCGGGAACGGTCCGGGTAATCCAAACCTACTTGTAGGTTTATCTCAGAACTTCCGAGAAATAGTTGAATATAAACTCCCTATCTTGGGTATATGCTTAGGTCACCAGATCGCTACGATAGCATTGGGCGGTAAGGTGAAAAAGATGAAATTCGGACACAGAGCAGTAAATAAACCTGTTATTGACACTACTGACAATAAGTGTTATATCACCACCCATAACCACGGTTATGGTATTCTATCTAAAGAAGACCTACCACCTAACACTAAGATGTGGTTTTACAACCCGGATGACGGGACAGTAGAAGGGTGGGTTCACGAAAAACTGCCTATAATAACTACGCAGTTCCACCCTGAGGCAAGGCCAGGACCTTGGGACGTAACATGGGTTTTTGATAAATTTAAGAAGATGGTGGTTAAAAATGCGTGA
- the carB gene encoding carbamoyl-phosphate synthase (glutamine-hydrolyzing) large subunit — MRESIKKVLLVGSGPIKIAEAAEFDYSGSQALKALKEEGISTILVNSNVATVQTSYKFADKLYLLPVTWWAVEKVIERERPDAIMIGFGGQTALNVGIDLFKKGVLQRYGVKVLGTPIDGIEKALSREKFRETMIDVGIPVPPSLSARNEEEALEKARQIGYPVMVRVSFNLGGRGSTVAWNEEDLKRDIGRALSQSYIHEVLIEKYLYHWVELEYEVMRDKHGNSAVIACIENLDPMGTHTGESTVIAPCQTLDNKEFQDMRSMSIDVARSISLIGECNVQFALDPKGYNYYVIETNPRMSRSSALASKATGYPLAYVSAKLALGYDLYEVLNKVSGSTCACFEPSLDYLVVKIPRWDLDKFENVEQSLATEMKSVGEVMSIGRTFEETLQKAVRMLDIGEPGLVGGKIYESRMKKEEALESLKNKRPYWFLYAAKAFKEGATIDEIYDATGVSKFFLNKIKNVVEFYEELKKTKRIDEKALFKAKKLGFSDYQIAKAMNINEREVRLLRQKLGIEPKVKQIDTLAGEWPAVTNYLYLTYNGTEDDIEFSDTGSKLLIIGAGGFRIGVSVEFDWSVVSLLDSAKQYFDEVTILNYNPETVSTDWDITRKLYFDEINVERVLDIVRKEKFNYVATFTGGQIGNSISKKLEDEGVRLLGTSGKSVDNAEDREKFSKLLDKLGIKQPEWISAKSIEEVKKFVSRVGYPVLVRPSYVLSGSAMKIVHDDNELLVYLRRAAEISPEHPAVISKYIENAIEAEIDGASDGKGVYGIVMEHIEEAGVHSGDATISIPYRKLSENAVDKMKNEVYAIMRELEIKGPFNVQFVVKDGEPYIIELNLRASRSMPFSSKVVGKNIITLALEGILKGYSFDGFKELKPSAWGVKSAQFSWAQLKGSYPFLGPEMRSTGEAASLGVDFYDALLKSWLAVTPNKVPSRGTTALVYGKSNKEYLALAAKNLDEYGVVTYTLQGAEIEGVESVGIKEAITLIRDRKVDIVVTDGYLKKLDYEVRRIAVDYNVPIILNGRLGAEITKSFSIQDRLTFKELKEYGAGI, encoded by the coding sequence ATGCGTGAGTCAATTAAAAAAGTCCTATTAGTTGGTTCAGGTCCAATTAAGATAGCTGAAGCTGCGGAATTTGATTACTCAGGGAGTCAAGCATTGAAAGCGTTGAAAGAAGAAGGGATTTCAACAATTTTAGTTAACTCTAACGTAGCCACAGTTCAGACTAGCTATAAGTTTGCTGATAAACTGTACTTACTTCCAGTGACCTGGTGGGCTGTAGAGAAGGTAATAGAGAGAGAAAGACCAGATGCTATAATGATAGGCTTTGGCGGTCAGACTGCCTTGAATGTGGGTATTGATTTATTCAAAAAAGGCGTACTCCAAAGATATGGTGTTAAAGTGTTAGGGACTCCCATTGACGGCATCGAGAAAGCGCTCAGCAGGGAGAAATTTAGGGAAACTATGATCGATGTAGGTATACCAGTACCTCCCAGTCTTTCAGCTAGAAACGAAGAAGAGGCATTAGAAAAGGCAAGACAGATAGGCTACCCAGTAATGGTCAGGGTAAGTTTTAATCTTGGTGGAAGAGGTTCTACAGTTGCGTGGAATGAAGAAGACCTAAAAAGGGATATAGGTAGGGCTCTGAGCCAAAGTTATATCCACGAGGTATTAATAGAGAAATACCTTTATCACTGGGTCGAATTGGAGTACGAAGTGATGAGGGATAAGCACGGTAACTCTGCTGTAATAGCATGCATTGAGAACCTAGATCCGATGGGCACTCACACGGGAGAGTCTACTGTAATAGCGCCATGCCAGACATTGGATAACAAAGAGTTCCAAGATATGAGGAGCATGTCTATTGATGTCGCTAGATCTATTAGTCTGATAGGTGAATGTAACGTCCAATTCGCTCTAGACCCTAAGGGTTATAACTATTACGTAATAGAGACAAACCCTAGGATGTCTAGATCGAGTGCACTTGCTAGTAAAGCTACGGGGTATCCTTTAGCTTACGTTTCGGCTAAATTGGCACTAGGTTATGACCTTTATGAGGTGTTAAACAAAGTCTCCGGTTCTACATGTGCTTGCTTTGAGCCGAGCCTTGACTATTTAGTCGTTAAGATCCCTAGATGGGACTTAGATAAGTTTGAAAATGTAGAGCAAAGCCTAGCCACTGAAATGAAGAGTGTAGGTGAAGTTATGAGCATTGGTAGGACATTTGAAGAGACGTTGCAAAAAGCCGTTAGAATGTTAGATATAGGTGAACCGGGTTTAGTCGGAGGGAAGATCTATGAATCTAGAATGAAAAAAGAAGAAGCCCTTGAGAGCCTTAAAAACAAAAGGCCTTATTGGTTCTTGTATGCAGCTAAAGCATTTAAAGAAGGGGCTACGATAGACGAGATATACGACGCTACTGGTGTTAGTAAGTTCTTTCTGAATAAAATTAAGAATGTAGTAGAGTTTTATGAGGAGCTAAAGAAAACTAAAAGGATTGATGAAAAGGCTCTGTTTAAAGCTAAGAAGTTAGGTTTCAGTGATTACCAGATAGCAAAGGCAATGAACATTAATGAGAGAGAGGTTAGGCTACTAAGGCAAAAGCTAGGGATAGAACCTAAAGTAAAGCAGATAGATACCTTGGCAGGAGAATGGCCTGCCGTAACAAACTATTTATATCTAACTTATAACGGGACGGAGGACGATATCGAATTTTCAGATACTGGCTCAAAACTCTTAATTATAGGGGCAGGGGGTTTTAGGATAGGCGTATCGGTAGAATTTGACTGGAGTGTAGTTTCTCTACTTGATTCGGCAAAGCAATATTTTGATGAAGTTACAATACTTAACTATAACCCAGAAACAGTTTCTACGGATTGGGACATAACTAGAAAGCTCTACTTTGACGAGATTAACGTTGAAAGGGTCTTAGACATTGTTAGGAAAGAGAAGTTTAATTATGTAGCTACGTTTACCGGAGGTCAAATAGGGAACAGTATTTCAAAGAAGCTAGAAGACGAGGGTGTAAGGCTTTTAGGCACTTCGGGTAAAAGCGTAGACAACGCGGAAGACAGAGAAAAATTCTCTAAATTATTAGACAAATTGGGAATAAAGCAGCCAGAATGGATTTCAGCTAAGTCAATAGAAGAAGTGAAGAAATTTGTGTCAAGAGTGGGCTACCCTGTTTTAGTTAGGCCGAGCTATGTGTTAAGCGGTTCAGCAATGAAGATAGTCCATGACGATAATGAGCTATTAGTATATCTCAGGAGAGCTGCCGAAATATCACCTGAACACCCTGCCGTAATTTCAAAGTATATAGAGAACGCCATAGAAGCTGAGATAGATGGTGCTTCTGACGGTAAGGGGGTGTATGGGATAGTGATGGAACATATAGAAGAAGCTGGAGTGCATAGCGGAGACGCTACTATCTCAATTCCGTATAGGAAGTTGAGCGAAAATGCCGTCGATAAAATGAAAAATGAAGTATATGCTATAATGCGTGAACTAGAGATAAAAGGGCCATTTAACGTTCAGTTCGTAGTAAAGGACGGCGAACCGTATATTATAGAACTAAACTTGAGAGCGAGTAGGTCTATGCCATTTAGCAGTAAGGTTGTTGGAAAGAATATCATAACACTAGCATTAGAAGGTATTTTAAAGGGATATAGTTTCGATGGGTTTAAAGAGTTGAAGCCAAGTGCTTGGGGAGTTAAGTCCGCACAGTTCTCATGGGCTCAGTTAAAAGGGTCGTATCCCTTCTTAGGCCCAGAAATGAGGAGCACTGGAGAAGCTGCGTCTTTAGGTGTGGATTTCTATGATGCTTTACTCAAGAGCTGGTTAGCTGTGACCCCAAATAAAGTCCCTTCAAGGGGTACAACAGCTCTAGTATACGGTAAAAGCAACAAGGAGTACTTGGCTTTAGCAGCTAAAAATTTGGATGAATACGGTGTAGTTACTTATACCCTGCAAGGTGCAGAGATTGAAGGAGTTGAAAGCGTTGGGATAAAAGAAGCAATAACGCTTATCAGGGATAGAAAAGTTGATATTGTAGTAACTGATGGATATCTTAAGAAGTTAGATTATGAGGTGAGGCGTATTGCCGTCGATTATAACGTACCCATAATTTTAAATGGTAGGTTAGGAGCAGAAATAACTAAATCTTTTTCTATTCAAGATAGGTTAACATTTAAAGAACTTAAGGAATATGGTGCGGGGATATGA
- the lysX gene encoding lysine biosynthesis protein LysX, translated as MRVALIVDIIRQEEKLIAKALDTKQVPYDIINVGQEPIPFNKGLGRYDVAIIRPVSMYRALYASAVFEAAGVHTINSTDAINICGDKILTYSRLYRHGIPIPDSIIAMSPDATLKAYEQKGFPLIDKPPIGSWGRLVSLIRDNFEGKTIVEHRELMGNSALKVHIVQEYIQYKGRDIRCIVMGKTLLGCYARNIPPNEWRANIALGGYPSKIDVDSKLEETVLKAVGVVGGEFVSIDILEHPSKGYVVNELNDVPEFKGFMVATNINVPERLVDYVKEAYSK; from the coding sequence ATGAGAGTAGCCTTAATAGTAGATATAATAAGGCAAGAGGAGAAGCTAATAGCAAAGGCATTAGACACCAAGCAAGTACCATATGACATTATTAATGTAGGCCAAGAACCAATACCATTCAATAAAGGACTAGGCAGGTATGATGTAGCTATAATTAGACCAGTTAGTATGTATAGAGCCCTTTATGCTTCGGCAGTATTTGAAGCAGCAGGAGTTCACACAATTAACTCAACTGATGCGATAAATATATGTGGCGATAAGATCCTAACATACTCCAGGCTTTACAGACACGGTATACCGATTCCAGACTCAATTATAGCAATGTCTCCAGATGCTACACTTAAGGCGTATGAGCAAAAAGGTTTCCCACTGATCGATAAGCCCCCAATAGGTAGCTGGGGTAGGCTAGTCTCATTAATCAGAGATAATTTTGAAGGGAAAACTATAGTAGAACATAGAGAACTAATGGGCAATTCAGCCTTAAAGGTACATATCGTCCAAGAGTATATTCAGTATAAAGGAAGGGATATAAGGTGTATAGTAATGGGTAAGACATTACTGGGGTGTTATGCTAGGAATATACCCCCGAACGAGTGGAGGGCTAATATTGCCTTGGGTGGATACCCATCTAAGATAGACGTCGACAGTAAATTGGAAGAAACGGTGTTGAAAGCAGTAGGTGTTGTAGGCGGAGAATTCGTATCTATAGATATACTTGAACACCCTTCTAAGGGTTATGTAGTCAATGAGCTTAATGATGTACCTGAATTTAAGGGGTTTATGGTAGCGACTAATATTAATGTCCCAGAAAGGCTAGTGGATTATGTTAAAGAGGCTTATTCTAAGTGA
- a CDS encoding haloacid dehalogenase, which translates to MDITIQIKEYVEKITPRLQERFDSREKLLLLSREVIRYAGETISLSHKMKEEEASKKYQQAIQKLKELQEVVNNFPELLYGDVGTAFQEVAEASVVYSIYFGQKIPTGEELGIPDVYYVLGIADAIGELRRRVLELLRKREVDKAEETYAVMEELYEILWELEYPKALVPNLRQKIDSLRRLLEETNHDLFLAHLE; encoded by the coding sequence ATGGATATTACGATACAAATAAAGGAATATGTCGAAAAGATAACACCGAGGTTACAAGAGAGGTTTGACAGTAGAGAAAAATTACTATTATTATCTAGAGAAGTAATAAGGTATGCTGGTGAAACGATATCACTGTCACATAAAATGAAGGAGGAAGAAGCTAGTAAAAAGTACCAACAGGCTATACAAAAACTAAAAGAATTACAAGAAGTTGTTAATAATTTTCCTGAGCTTTTATATGGTGATGTAGGTACAGCGTTTCAAGAAGTAGCTGAGGCTAGTGTTGTTTATTCAATATATTTCGGTCAAAAAATACCTACTGGTGAGGAGCTGGGGATCCCCGATGTTTACTACGTCTTAGGAATAGCTGATGCTATAGGTGAATTAAGGAGAAGGGTACTGGAGTTGCTAAGGAAGAGAGAAGTAGATAAAGCTGAAGAGACGTATGCAGTTATGGAGGAACTTTATGAGATCCTATGGGAACTTGAATACCCGAAAGCCCTAGTGCCAAACCTGAGGCAGAAAATAGATTCTCTTAGGAGGCTTTTAGAGGAAACAAACCACGACTTATTCTTAGCTCACTTAGAATAA
- a CDS encoding 3-hydroxyacyl-CoA dehydrogenase family protein — protein MRQIRKVSVIGAGVIGAGWSTLLAVKGYENYFYTEKKETLDKGLAKIKGYLNVLHENKLVEKEPDYYMKFIHPTTSFDEAIKDTDLVLEAVIEEYDVKKKLFKELDEKLDKEVILGSSTSGLLMTEIQKAMPRHPERGVIIHPWNPPHLLPLVEIVPGEKTSKEVLDSSKEFMENKLERVVVVLKKEVPGFLGNRLAFALFREAVYLVDEGIATVEDIDKVMTAAIGLRWAFMGPFLTYHLGGGEGGLEYFFSRGFGYGANEWMYTLAKYDKFPYTGVVRSVQQMKEYEFLKGKSFQEISKWRDEKLISLIKLLRGKV, from the coding sequence ATGAGACAGATACGTAAAGTCTCTGTGATTGGTGCAGGAGTAATAGGAGCAGGATGGAGTACTCTCTTGGCTGTAAAAGGCTACGAGAACTATTTCTATACCGAGAAGAAAGAAACCTTAGATAAAGGGTTAGCTAAAATAAAAGGTTATTTGAATGTATTGCATGAGAATAAATTAGTAGAGAAAGAACCGGATTATTATATGAAGTTTATCCATCCTACAACTAGTTTCGATGAAGCTATCAAGGACACAGACCTAGTTTTAGAGGCTGTAATAGAAGAATATGACGTTAAAAAGAAGCTTTTTAAAGAACTAGACGAGAAATTGGACAAAGAGGTAATACTGGGTAGTAGTACTTCAGGCTTATTGATGACGGAAATACAGAAGGCAATGCCAAGGCATCCTGAGAGGGGAGTGATCATACACCCATGGAACCCCCCTCACTTATTACCTCTAGTTGAAATAGTTCCCGGAGAAAAGACATCAAAGGAAGTATTAGACTCCTCGAAGGAGTTTATGGAAAACAAACTAGAGAGAGTAGTTGTGGTTCTGAAAAAGGAAGTCCCAGGTTTCTTGGGTAATAGGCTTGCGTTTGCTCTATTTAGAGAAGCTGTTTACTTGGTCGATGAAGGGATAGCCACCGTAGAAGATATCGATAAAGTAATGACCGCCGCAATAGGTCTCAGGTGGGCTTTTATGGGTCCGTTCTTAACTTACCACCTCGGTGGAGGAGAAGGAGGATTAGAATACTTCTTTAGTAGAGGCTTTGGATATGGTGCTAACGAATGGATGTATACTTTAGCTAAATACGATAAATTCCCGTACACTGGAGTGGTGAGATCTGTGCAGCAGATGAAAGAATACGAATTCCTAAAGGGCAAGTCGTTCCAGGAAATTTCAAAGTGGAGAGATGAGAAACTCATATCTCTAATAAAGCTGCTTAGGGGTAAAGTGTGA
- a CDS encoding cupin domain-containing protein, translating to MSKVLQRTDKQGDIVDRREQIRQIINQIENESEDLKVVAFMEHTTPPETVKPKVIKFQQVIKLLRVLAEDNPIEKGVAKVMFYSPSTGRSRGLTPTMMPGFQYIKAGMQTKPHSHNMASVYLVVKGKGYSIVDGKKLEWEEGDVFVVPANMVHYHVNTSKEDAVLFDVTDSGLLENLGILEFREE from the coding sequence ATGTCTAAAGTCCTTCAAAGAACCGACAAACAAGGGGATATTGTAGATAGGAGAGAACAAATTAGGCAAATAATAAATCAAATTGAAAACGAAAGCGAAGACCTCAAAGTAGTAGCTTTTATGGAACATACTACACCCCCAGAGACTGTAAAGCCAAAGGTAATAAAGTTCCAACAAGTAATAAAACTTCTTAGGGTATTAGCTGAGGATAATCCTATAGAGAAAGGAGTAGCAAAGGTAATGTTCTATTCACCATCAACAGGTAGATCTAGAGGGTTAACACCAACTATGATGCCAGGCTTCCAGTACATTAAAGCTGGAATGCAGACTAAACCGCACTCCCATAATATGGCATCAGTCTACTTAGTAGTTAAAGGTAAAGGCTACAGTATAGTGGACGGTAAGAAGCTAGAATGGGAAGAGGGAGATGTATTTGTAGTACCGGCTAATATGGTTCATTATCACGTAAATACCTCTAAAGAAGACGCAGTATTATTTGATGTGACTGATTCGGGGCTACTAGAGAATTTAGGAATATTAGAATTTAGAGAAGAATAG
- a CDS encoding adenosine-specific kinase, protein MSVKIDVVRVEIPEGTNVIVGQSHFIKTVEDLYETLASSSPTLKFGIAFCEASGKRLIRWDGNDEELIKKAQETAMKIAAGHTFVIYLKNGYPINVLNRIKNVEEVVRIFAATANPLQVLVAETDQGRGVIGVVDGYTPLGIESEIDIKERKELLRKFGYKR, encoded by the coding sequence ATGAGTGTAAAAATAGATGTTGTGAGAGTAGAAATACCTGAAGGTACTAACGTTATTGTAGGGCAATCTCATTTTATTAAGACTGTTGAAGACTTGTATGAGACATTGGCATCTTCAAGCCCGACATTAAAATTCGGGATAGCCTTCTGTGAAGCTAGTGGCAAAAGGCTTATTAGATGGGACGGAAATGATGAGGAGTTAATTAAAAAAGCCCAAGAGACTGCTATGAAAATAGCAGCAGGGCATACTTTTGTAATTTATTTAAAGAACGGTTATCCAATAAATGTCCTAAACAGAATAAAAAACGTGGAAGAAGTCGTAAGGATTTTTGCTGCTACCGCTAATCCCCTACAAGTCCTAGTTGCTGAGACAGACCAAGGAAGAGGAGTTATAGGCGTAGTAGACGGATATACGCCTTTAGGGATCGAGAGCGAAATTGATATAAAAGAGAGGAAGGAGCTCCTCAGGAAGTTCGGCTATAAGAGATAA
- a CDS encoding DUF309 domain-containing protein codes for MIRKIYYYKKEGISSDLDSIKAVLRQKGVKLIDIRVCKYVEIDFFDEDDEDKVVRLLGKPLFTNCERCSFEELFFNFRFWEAHEELEKKWKVEEDIQKKKYLQSLILISASLIKYCKGEVNVSDKLLSNALSLIAELPEELLPLFYINFALDP; via the coding sequence ATGATAAGAAAAATATACTATTACAAGAAGGAAGGAATTTCATCTGATTTAGATAGTATTAAGGCGGTACTGAGACAAAAGGGGGTAAAACTAATAGATATTAGAGTATGTAAATATGTTGAAATAGACTTTTTTGATGAAGACGACGAAGACAAAGTGGTAAGGCTTTTAGGTAAACCGCTTTTCACAAACTGCGAGAGGTGTAGCTTTGAAGAGCTCTTTTTTAACTTTAGGTTTTGGGAAGCACATGAAGAATTAGAGAAGAAATGGAAAGTTGAGGAAGACATACAAAAAAAGAAATATTTACAATCGCTTATCTTGATCTCTGCTTCTCTAATAAAGTATTGCAAAGGCGAAGTTAACGTCTCCGATAAACTACTATCTAATGCGTTATCTCTTATAGCCGAACTTCCTGAGGAGCTCCTTCCTCTCTTTTATATCAATTTCGCTCTCGATCCCTAA
- the amrS gene encoding AmmeMemoRadiSam system radical SAM enzyme, whose amino-acid sequence MAKEGTLYKIEGNRVRCLACARRCFIGEGQRGFCGIRSVKDGKLYLDVYGKVAAAHIDPIEKKPLVHFYPGSKVFSFSTFGCNWMCMYCQNFDISQRRRAEGEELSPQELVDLARAYEAEGITYTYNEPAIFAEFAHDTGVIARKYGLFNTMVSNGYWTDELVDYVRDFLNAVTIDFKGNGEEKFMRRYTGASGPEPIIETIRQLKSYGIHVEITDLIIPKIGDDLDAAKKLLNTLIDVVGPDVPIHFLRFHPDYKLDYIPWTPVETLERHYKLAREIGFRFVYIGNVPGHPYENTYCPNCGKMVIRRDGFRILEWHLTEDMRCSYCGYKLPIEGKLSKHAFEERFEPVFI is encoded by the coding sequence ATGGCGAAGGAAGGTACGTTGTATAAGATAGAAGGGAACAGAGTGAGGTGCCTAGCTTGTGCTAGGAGATGTTTTATAGGAGAGGGGCAGAGAGGGTTCTGTGGGATTAGGAGTGTTAAAGACGGTAAACTTTACTTAGACGTTTACGGTAAAGTGGCAGCTGCCCATATAGACCCCATTGAGAAGAAGCCTTTAGTCCACTTCTATCCCGGTTCCAAGGTATTCTCTTTCTCTACTTTTGGATGCAACTGGATGTGTATGTATTGCCAAAACTTTGATATCAGTCAGAGGAGAAGAGCTGAAGGCGAGGAACTCTCTCCTCAAGAGTTGGTTGACTTAGCAAGGGCTTATGAAGCTGAAGGTATTACCTACACATATAATGAGCCTGCTATATTTGCTGAGTTTGCACATGACACTGGGGTAATAGCCAGGAAATACGGGCTCTTTAACACTATGGTAAGTAATGGGTATTGGACAGATGAACTAGTAGATTATGTAAGGGATTTTCTTAATGCTGTTACTATTGATTTTAAAGGCAACGGAGAAGAGAAATTTATGAGAAGATATACTGGTGCCTCAGGACCGGAACCTATAATAGAGACTATCAGGCAACTAAAATCTTATGGTATTCACGTAGAAATAACAGACCTCATAATTCCTAAAATCGGTGATGATCTTGATGCTGCTAAGAAACTACTCAATACTTTGATCGATGTTGTGGGGCCCGACGTCCCTATTCATTTCCTCAGATTTCACCCAGATTACAAGTTAGACTATATACCGTGGACGCCAGTTGAGACACTAGAGAGGCATTATAAATTAGCGAGGGAGATAGGGTTCCGTTTTGTGTATATAGGAAATGTACCCGGTCATCCCTATGAAAATACGTATTGCCCTAACTGTGGAAAGATGGTAATACGTAGGGACGGTTTCAGGATATTAGAGTGGCACCTGACCGAAGACATGAGGTGCTCTTACTGCGGTTATAAATTACCAATAGAGGGAAAGCTATCTAAACATGCTTTTGAGGAAAGGTTTGAACCAGTATTTATATAA
- the cyoE gene encoding heme o synthase: MSITFSRKLNDYVKLAKPRVISLLDMAALTGFVLGLTKVTDIMSWVYVIPVLIGGSLAAGGGMIINGGLEIEKDKLMQRTSWRPTVKGEVSKKEAYMVGIFLAITGTAIGLLDNLLTSLFIALGFLVYVLVYSIWLKPRTWWNIVIGGLAGSAAAWAGYAASSNAFDIESLMLGLLVFMWTPGHFWSLALRFRDDYAKAEIPMLPVLVDEKTSAKAIAISNILMIPFALYLSVYLGIVYSIITAIFSSILLYYNFKLLKNPTKDEAWRSFKFSSPYLAIILMVAIILKII; this comes from the coding sequence ATGTCAATTACCTTTTCGAGGAAATTAAATGATTACGTTAAACTCGCTAAACCTAGAGTAATAAGCCTACTTGACATGGCTGCACTCACAGGGTTTGTATTGGGCCTTACTAAAGTGACAGATATAATGTCATGGGTTTACGTTATTCCAGTTTTGATTGGAGGGAGTCTAGCCGCCGGGGGTGGTATGATAATCAATGGTGGGTTAGAGATAGAAAAAGATAAGCTTATGCAAAGGACTTCATGGAGACCTACTGTAAAAGGTGAAGTGAGCAAAAAAGAAGCTTATATGGTCGGGATATTCTTAGCCATTACGGGAACTGCAATAGGGCTGTTAGATAATCTGCTTACATCTCTATTTATTGCCTTAGGATTTTTAGTATATGTGCTAGTTTATTCTATATGGCTTAAGCCCAGGACGTGGTGGAATATAGTCATCGGAGGTCTGGCAGGTAGTGCTGCAGCATGGGCTGGTTATGCAGCATCGTCAAATGCATTTGATATAGAATCGCTTATGTTAGGGCTTTTAGTTTTTATGTGGACACCAGGTCACTTCTGGTCTTTGGCACTAAGATTTAGGGATGATTATGCTAAAGCCGAAATACCTATGTTGCCGGTTTTGGTAGACGAGAAAACTTCTGCAAAGGCTATTGCAATATCAAACATCTTAATGATACCCTTTGCCTTATACCTATCTGTTTATTTAGGGATCGTGTATAGTATAATAACAGCCATATTCTCGTCTATTCTTCTATACTATAACTTTAAATTATTGAAGAATCCAACAAAAGACGAGGCGTGGAGGTCCTTTAAGTTTTCATCGCCTTATCTTGCTATAATTCTCATGGTAGCTATAATACTAAAAATAATATGA